A genomic region of Elaeis guineensis isolate ETL-2024a chromosome 9, EG11, whole genome shotgun sequence contains the following coding sequences:
- the LOC105051698 gene encoding LOW QUALITY PROTEIN: regulator of nonsense transcripts UPF3 (The sequence of the model RefSeq protein was modified relative to this genomic sequence to represent the inferred CDS: inserted 1 base in 1 codon) → MKDPFDRTKVVLRHLPPSISQSALMEQIDGRFAGRYDWACFRPGKASHKNQRYSRAYLNFKRLEDVVEFAELFDGHIFVNEKGAQFKALVEYAPSQRVPRAWSKKDGREGTISKDPEYLEFLELLSKPEHLPSAEIQLERKEAERAGAPKETPIVTPLMDFVRQKRAAKSGIQRLPGNGKLSKRAGGVSKRGSDKRRSSTSMYVLRDSTKNGGAKDKSTYILGSRREDQQLPDKPIAVASASGAEALEDEFVSGSSGSNAGPVEAGKSKIVLLKGKGKEGSHASGGLVHQQNVTSPVRSSPTLTSKQSRRLESGGRIIRSILSKEARQTQSYIASSLSEQQMQTANMEKDKRXPRPPSTRSISRDHVSSGSPLPSVSDGDDKRYIDDKVGVGYKHGSVSISDKHDRRTRNKDRPDRGVWAPLRRSDRSQSNDGTHSLSSEPALILADSLEDISISQQAAGIKVADDGVVVQNALIGGGSSSLADRGMPLGQGERKSDSPSASRTEEMKSHGGGRVSLSTVENGSHRHAGRRGPARGSKEAESSSSISEGKHSKRGSSGYGSHERQVWVQKSGSAS, encoded by the exons ATGAAGGACCCGTTTGATCGGACGAAGGTTGTGCTCCGGCACCTGCCGCCGTCGATCTCGCAGTCGGCGCTGATGGAGCAGATCGACGGGAGGTTCGCGGGCCGCTACGATTGGGCGTGCTTTCGCCCCGGGAAGGCCAG TCACAaaaatcagagatattctcgagcCTACCTTAACTTTAAGCGACTGGAAGATGTGGTTGAGTTTGCTGAGTTATTTGATGGACACATCTTTGTCAATGAGAAGG GTGCTCAATTTAAGGCGCTTGTAGAATATGCACCTTCACAACGTGTTCCAAGGGCATGGTCCAAGAAGGATGGCCGTGAAGGGACTATATCCAAGG ATCCTGAATATCTGGAGTTTCTTGAGCTTCTTTCAAAGCCTGAGCATCTTCCAAGTGCTGAGATTCAGCTGGAAAGAAAAGAAGCAGAAAGAGCAG GTGCTCCAAAGGAGACGCCCATAGTCACGCCTTTGATGGATTTTGTTCGACAAAAAAGAGCTGCTAAGAGTGGTATTCAG AGATTGCCTGGTAACGGAAAACTTAGCAAAAGAGCTGGCGGAGTTTCTAAACGAGGTTCTGACAAGCGTAGATCATCCACTTCAATG TATGTCCTAAGGGATAGTACCAAGAACGGGGGTGCCAAAGACAAATCAACATACATTTTAGGGTCAAGGAGAGAAGACCAGCAACTTCCAGATAAACCTATTGCTGTAGCTTCTGCAAGTGGTGCAGAAGCATTAGAAGATGAATTTG TGTCTGGCTCAAGTGGATCAAACGCCGGACCTGTTGAAGCTGGGAAGAGCAAAATTGTGCTTTTGAAAGGGAAGGGGAAAGAAGGTTCTCAT GCATCTGGTGGCTTAGTGCATCAGCAGAATGTAACATCTCCAGTAAGAAGCTCACCTACCTTGACTTCTAAACAGAGCCGGCGACTCGAGTCTGGTGGGAGAATAATTAGAAGCATACTTTCTAAGGAAGCACGCCAGACTCAGTCGTATATCGCTTCTTCCCTATCTGAGCAGCAGATGCAGACAGCAAACATGGAGAAGGACAAGC CCCCTCGGCCCCCCAGCACACGCTCAATTTCAAGGGATCATGTTTCTAGTGGTTCTCCACTTCCATCTGTTTCTGATGGTGATGACAAAAGATATATAGATGACAAGGTTGGTGTAGGCTACAAGCATGGTTCTGTATCCATTAGTGACAAACATGATAGGCGTACTAGGAATAAAGATAGACCTGATCGTGGTGTCTGGGCTCCTCTTCGTCGCTCGGACAGATCTCAATCAAATGATGGAACTCATTCTTTGTCTTCTGAGCCTGCATTAATTTTGGCGGATTCTTTAGAAGATATCTCTATTTCTCAACAAGCGGCTGGTATCAAAGTAGCAGATGATGGAGTAGTGGTTCAGAATGCTCTTATAGGGGGTGGCAGTAGTTCACTGGCTGATCGTGGCATGCCATTGGGTCAAGGGGAGAGAAAATCTGATTCACCTAGTGCAAGCAGAACTGAAGAAATGAAAAGTCATGGAGGTGGACGAGTCAGTCTTTCTACGGTAGAAAATG GTTCACATAGGCATGCTGGTCGCCGAGGACCTGCGCGTGGTTCAAAGGAAGCAGAGAGCTCTTCAAGTATATCTGAGGGGAAACATTCCAAGAGGGGTTCTTCTGGCTATGGTTCCCATGAG AGACAAGTGTGGGTTCAGaagtcaggttcagcttcataA